A window of the Podospora bellae-mahoneyi strain CBS 112042 chromosome 6, whole genome shotgun sequence genome harbors these coding sequences:
- the VMA9 gene encoding H(+)-transporting V0 sector ATPase subunit e (EggNog:ENOG503P6UN; COG:S) — translation MANGWSIFIGLAIILAMCTAAWVFAPKGENQVLWRSSLILAFVSCYLMWAITFLAQLHPLIEPRRSDIRKEFVHH, via the exons ATGGCCAACGG ATGGAGCATCTTCATCGGCCTAGCCATCATTCTCGCAATGTGCACCGCCGCCTGGGTCTTTGCCCCCAAGGGTGAAAACCAAGT CCTCTGgcgctcctccctcatcctcgccttcGTCAGCTGCTACCTCATGTGGGCcatcaccttcctcgcccagctTCACCCCCTCATCGAGCCGAGACGGTCCGACATTCGCAAGGAGTTTGTCCACCATTAG
- a CDS encoding hypothetical protein (EggNog:ENOG503NWR1; COG:S), with translation MPICIECRHPVKTLWREGGTSNTSSTTNKPSASGGHNIRLTVCKNCGRFCDKYVEHDFVVLFIDLVLIKPQVYRHLLHNTLMNTPSSDPSDPDHPKKEEDAFAPSIVRLGVLLLLFDVYLTWARIERQSSDTEGLAERPIVTQYVFFLLLCTLTTLSFHLSIRFLTSSRFSPLPFLGILPRYPRPNSVSTALLVSSSTKLFPILMVIWEYDVPAAARSLGWAVVANNVEALKILLDCSYGVAAFLAMAGALSRWAMGRVVLWAAGLEGVDSWTAGTEGGQIMGGDGRGLGELGVLLGYLKDWAGRLAVG, from the exons ATGCCAATCTGCATCGAATGCCGCCACCCAGTGAAAACCCTCTGGCGCGAGGGCGGAACGagcaacacctcctccaccaccaacaagccctCCGCCTCGGGCGGCCACAACATCCGGCTCACCGTCTGCAAGAACTGCGGGCGGTTCTGCGACAAATACGTCGAGCACGACTTTGTGGTGTTATTCATCGATTTAGTCCTCATAAAACCGCAGGTGTACCGACATTTACTCCACAACACACTGATgaacaccccctcctccgacccTTCCGATCCCGACCaccccaaaaaagaagaagacgccTTCGCCCCGAGCATCGTCCGGTTGGGGGTTTTGTTACTGCTATTTGACGTTTACCTCACCTGGGCTAGGATCGAAAGGCAGAGCAGTGACACCGAGGGCCTGGCAGAACGCCCCATTGTTACTCAATACGTCTTTTTCC TATTACTCTGCACCCTAacaaccctctccttccacctATCCATCcgcttcctcacctcctcccgcttctcccccctccccttcctcggcatcctACCCCGGTATCCCCGTCCAAACTCTGTCTCCACGGCCCTTCTCGTCTCTTCTTCTACGAAGCTCTTCCCTATTCTGATGGTCATATGGGAATATGACGTTCCCGCCGCGGCCAGGTCGCTGGgatgggcggtggtggctaATAATGTTGAGGCGTTGAAGATATTGCTCGACTGCAGCTACGGCGTTGCCGCGTTCTTGGCCATGGCAGGGGCGCTAAGCAGATgggcgatggggagggtggtgctgtggGCTGCCGGGTTAGAAGGGGTGGATTCTTGGACGGCAGGGACGGAAGGGGGCCAGATAATGGGAGGTGATGGACGGGGGTtaggggagttgggggtgctATTGGGGTATCTAAAAGAttgggcggggaggttggctgTGGGATAA